Proteins from a single region of Haloterrigena alkaliphila:
- a CDS encoding GAF domain-containing protein: MTSSPRSPPRTVCYLAETDATAREGAAALERVPSGPERSVQPLTTDAVDGLAGWAAEVDCVVFAETPTTAAGATLLEVVEACGETPLVLFSESSYAPTAARSTDGIDGYVRRDTDDAVAHLADEIEWVCHGANEADADETEGDANAAAAGTGEASPDPTPIAMPGDHPATTDPSAERFLESVPDLAASPDRDHLFELLVETASDALERDYCWLSTVHFGDLTPRATAPDVSADALETHPRDGVLDECLRSGDPVRIDDLATDDRLDPPLEGVSSVCCAPVSDVGVLLVAAEEPAAFDERDAERLAAWGRFGAAVLERLETETRLRNDRNRLRQARDRLESERDDLEADRAELEAELDRDRTLFANVPEPTIRYEIEDGRPIVRDVNDAFTAVFDTDPESVVDRPVDEETVPPGLEHRRAALTDALCAGERRQLVSRRETVDGVREFCLTLVPLEAADGTAPDAESAGAGTDADAGTDDGADNPEGLVVYSDVTEANRRERELAAAEDRLETIAELIAEDVRTPLNVARGYLELAEATGDAEHFAEIEAAQERLLERVEQLDAIARRDEVVAETEPVAIHDVARRAWVAVETGDARLVTGENLVLEADKARLRELFEHLLRAAVESVADEDGANGPGPTNGSPVVTVSAADDGFLVTGHRPGADVSRAGAETTPVAGRLTAADGTGFGLGPVERIADAHGWTVGVAEEEGTTVAVRGVERTDVDGS; encoded by the coding sequence ATGACCTCGTCGCCGCGATCACCGCCGCGTACGGTCTGCTACCTCGCCGAAACGGACGCGACGGCCCGCGAGGGCGCCGCCGCCCTCGAGCGCGTCCCGTCGGGTCCCGAGCGGTCGGTCCAGCCGCTGACGACCGACGCGGTCGACGGACTGGCCGGCTGGGCGGCCGAAGTGGACTGCGTCGTCTTCGCCGAGACCCCGACGACCGCGGCGGGCGCGACCCTGCTCGAGGTCGTCGAGGCCTGCGGGGAGACGCCGCTGGTGCTCTTTTCCGAGTCGTCGTACGCGCCGACGGCCGCGCGCTCGACCGACGGAATCGACGGCTACGTCCGACGAGACACCGACGACGCCGTCGCCCACCTCGCCGACGAAATCGAGTGGGTCTGTCACGGTGCGAACGAGGCTGACGCGGACGAAACCGAGGGCGATGCGAACGCTGCGGCCGCCGGAACCGGCGAGGCGAGCCCCGACCCCACCCCCATCGCGATGCCCGGTGACCACCCGGCGACGACGGACCCGTCGGCTGAGCGGTTCCTCGAGTCGGTCCCCGACCTAGCTGCCAGTCCGGACCGCGACCACCTCTTCGAACTGCTGGTCGAGACCGCGTCCGACGCCCTCGAGCGCGACTACTGCTGGCTGTCGACGGTCCACTTCGGCGACCTCACGCCGCGAGCGACCGCGCCGGACGTGTCGGCCGACGCCCTCGAGACGCACCCCCGCGACGGCGTCCTCGACGAGTGCCTCCGGTCCGGCGACCCGGTACGAATCGACGACCTCGCGACCGACGACCGGCTGGATCCCCCGCTCGAGGGCGTCAGCTCCGTCTGCTGTGCGCCGGTGAGCGACGTCGGCGTCCTGCTGGTCGCCGCCGAGGAACCGGCGGCGTTCGACGAGCGCGACGCGGAGCGGCTCGCCGCGTGGGGCCGCTTCGGCGCCGCCGTCCTCGAGCGCCTCGAGACCGAGACGCGACTGCGAAACGACCGCAACCGACTGCGGCAGGCGCGGGATCGACTCGAGAGCGAACGGGACGACCTCGAAGCCGACCGCGCCGAACTCGAGGCCGAACTGGACCGGGACCGCACCCTGTTCGCGAACGTGCCGGAGCCGACGATTCGCTACGAGATCGAGGACGGCCGACCGATCGTCCGGGACGTCAACGACGCCTTCACCGCGGTCTTCGACACCGATCCCGAGTCGGTCGTCGATCGTCCCGTCGACGAGGAGACCGTCCCGCCGGGACTCGAGCACCGGCGGGCGGCGCTGACGGACGCGCTGTGCGCCGGCGAGCGTCGTCAACTCGTCAGTCGCCGCGAGACCGTCGACGGCGTCCGCGAGTTCTGCCTGACGCTCGTGCCGCTCGAGGCGGCCGACGGGACGGCGCCGGACGCCGAATCCGCCGGCGCCGGAACCGATGCCGACGCCGGCACGGACGACGGCGCCGACAACCCCGAGGGACTGGTCGTCTACAGCGACGTCACCGAGGCGAACCGCCGCGAACGGGAACTGGCCGCCGCCGAGGACCGCCTCGAGACCATCGCCGAACTGATCGCCGAGGACGTCCGCACCCCGCTGAACGTCGCCCGGGGCTACCTCGAACTCGCCGAGGCGACCGGCGACGCGGAACACTTCGCCGAGATCGAGGCGGCACAGGAGCGACTGCTCGAGCGCGTCGAGCAACTGGACGCCATCGCCCGCCGCGACGAGGTGGTCGCCGAGACCGAACCCGTCGCCATCCACGACGTCGCACGGCGCGCGTGGGTCGCCGTCGAGACCGGCGACGCGCGACTCGTGACCGGAGAGAACCTCGTCCTCGAGGCCGACAAGGCGCGGCTGCGCGAACTGTTCGAACACCTGCTCCGCGCAGCGGTCGAGAGCGTCGCCGACGAAGACGGCGCGAACGGACCCGGGCCCACGAACGGCTCCCCCGTCGTCACGGTCAGCGCGGCCGACGACGGCTTCCTCGTGACCGGACACCGACCGGGCGCGGACGTGAGCCGCGCGGGAGCGGAGACGACGCCCGTCGCCGGTCGACTGACCGCCGCGGACGGGACCGGGTTCGGACTCGGCCCCGTCGAACGCATCGCCGACGCCCACGGCTGGACCGTCGGCGTCGCCGAGGAGGAGGGCACCACCGTCGCCGTTCGGGGCGTCGAGCGCACCGACGTCGACGGCTCCTGA